The DNA region TCTTCAGAAGTTGTAACAGCAGTAATAGTATTTAATACAGGAGCATCGTTTGTTCCTGTTATTGTAATGGATAAATCTTGCGTATGAGTAGCGCCTTTATCATCTGTAACTGTAACTGGAATAGTAATAACTTGATTGACGCCTTCTTCTAAGTTTTGGTAACTGGCATTGCTTGGATCAAAGCTGTATGAACCATCCGCATTTAATGTAAAGCCTGCAACGGTGGATGTTGTAGTATAAGCGGCTGTTGAGTTATCATCAATATCACTAGAAGTAATATTTCCATTTACCATGGCAGCATCTTCATGATTTTTAAGCACTGAAATATTTGCGATACTTGTATTACCAGCAATATCCGTTGTTCTTACTTGAATATCATCATCTAAATAACTTGTATTTTGATCAATATTAAAGGAAATTCCACTTCCACTTAACCATATATTACCACCATCTAAAGAATATTCCCATATACTTGTATTTTCAAGTCCGCTTACGGTTATTTGAGTATCATTGCTCAAAGACAGACTTACGGTATCACTCGTATCATCTGTAGTAATTGAAGCCATTTTTTCAATTGAAATATTTCCTGCAATATCAATACTCTTAATTTGAATCTCTTCATCATTGTAAACTTTATTTGAAGCTAAAAGAAAAGATGTTCCAACACCCTCAATCCAAGTGTTACCACTATCAAGAGAGTATTCCCATGTTGACGTAGATTCTAAGACTTGTACATTAATTTGATTATTTGACGTAATATTATCAAATCTATTTAATCCGGTGTCTGTATTAAGGACTAAAATATCATCGGCTCTTGAATCAGTAATAATTTCAGCCATTTTACTTATATGAATGTTTCCTGCTACATCTGTTGTTTTTACCTGTACAGAATCTTCAGTATAGACAGTATTAGTCATTAAGTTAAAGCTTGTTCCACTTCCACTAATCCAAGTACTACCACCGTCCGTTGAGTATTCCCAAGTAGAACCTGTTTCTAGTCCTGTTACATTAATTTTGCTATCTGAAGTAATGAAATCATCATCTCTCCCCGTATCATTATTTAAAGTTAAACTCACATCATTTGCAAGATTATCAGTAGTAATAGCAGCCATTTTAGAAATACTAGTATTACCAGCTACATCTGTTGTTCTTACTTGTACATCATCTTGTAAGTAAGAAGTGTTTTGCGCTAAATTAAAGCTTGTTCCATTTCCATTAATCCATGTACTTCCACCATCCGTTGAGTATTCCCAAGTAGAATCACTTTCTAATCCTGTTACATTAATTAAAGTATCACTTGTAAGTAAATCACTGCTTGAACTTCCAGTATCTGTATTTAAAGAAAGAGAAATAATATCTTCTATTAAATCTTTTGAAAAACTTGCAGAAACTGAAGAAGAAATTGAGTTAGCACTAGAATTTGTAGATGAAACATCTACTTTAAAATCAAGCTCATTAATTAAATCACTTCCATTAACACTAACGTGCCAACTGCCATCTGCAAGAACATTCGTAGTATATGTAGTTCCATTAATTAATAAAAGAACTGTATCATTAACAGAAATATCTCCCCCAATAGCTGTTCCACTTATTGTGATTAAAGAAGAGGATTCAGTAATGTTAATAATATTATCATCGGTGATAGTATTTATGAAAACAGTTCCTGCTATAGCTTCTTTAGAAACAGGCTCACTTGAGTCTACTAAAGAAGAATTAGTACTGCTATTTACAATAGAGAGTGAAATATCTTCATCATTTTGAATCTTTTGACCTCTTGTGCTTAATTCATAAGAGGTAATAGAAGTGGTGATACTTTGAGTAGTTGAAGCAACATCACTTTCTAGTATTGCACTTGAAGCAGCTGTTTCAAGAAATTCTAATAATTGAGCGTAAGTATTTAATTCACTATGATTGTTATCTGGATCCACAATGATTATAGTTGCATCACTTTCATTTAAAAATAAAATCAAATCAGTTAGTAATACATTTTCACCATTGTCAAAAGTAACAAAAAGACTGTCATCATTTGGAAGACTGTTCGAAACATGTAATAAATAAACAGTATCACCACTATTAATCTGAATATTTACAATATTTTTAGGGTCATAAAATCTTTCATTACCTTGTGTATCTACAATTTTGATAAAATCACTCATTAGCAGTCCTTTTTCATATACTATATAATATAATTTATTACTTATTTAAATCTTAATATTAGTTTTAAACTCTCATTAAAGTTCATATTATTTTAGATTATTATGTAATAAAACATATAAATAAATTTACTGTTTTATTACATATTTTGGAGTAAGGGTTTAGGGAGTAATTTTATAGAATTATAAATTAAAGACGTATGAATAATTAAACTAGTTTTTCTTGCATTTTTTGTAGATCCGCAATTTTAATAGTATCTTCAACATATAAAGCAATATCTCTATTGGTATAAGTGTTAAAACTATTTGCATTTTGATCTTGATTTTTTGTACTCTGGGAATAAGTGATTACAGTTTTTTCTAAAGAAAGATTCTTCAGTATTTTTAGATCAGGAGCTAAATCATTTTTCAATAAATCTTCAAAACTGAGGTGAGAAGATATTTCCATTTTTGAAGTTTTTTTTATAATTTTCAACATATCAATTTTAGAGGAACAAGCTTCTTCTCTAATATTTAATTCCTTATTATTTGTAGTATGTTCATTATTTTGAAACATTAAATCTATGATTTTATCTTTTTTCATTATATAGCCTTCTTATCATACTTTACACTTAGAGTGCTTATGTAAAACTTAAATATTCAACATTTGTGCTAAAATATTACACTTTAATTACATATTAATTAATATAGTTTTAATTGTTATTTATTTTTTTGCAAAAATAATATAGTTTTTTGTTAAAGGACTTTCAAATAACTTAGATTTGGTTTTAAGCCTTGAATATGAGAGTTCCAAAGGTTCATTCTTTCGCCACTGACAATCAAGAAAAGTAATGTCTTTTTTATTATAAGCAATGATATCGATTTCACTTGTTTTATTATTCCACCAACTGGATATTTTAATTGCTTCATAACCTAGGAATTTAAAAGAATCTTTTTTAATAATAGAAATAACATACTTTTTATAGGCTTTATGTACCAGTCTTTTAGAAAAATCATTTCGTATGTAGGCAGTAATTGGGTAAAAATTGTTTTGTTCAAGTAAAAAACTATAAGGGAAAATATAACAAAACCAAAATTTTGTAAAATTATCTTTAATATCATAACGACCAAACTTACTTTTGATAGGATCATCGTTCAGAGGAATTTCTTTTTCAATAATCATTAACTCCACTAGTTTTTGTATATACCGCGTTAAGAATGAAGACTTAACTTCTATCAATGCAGCAATATCCCCTATTTTATTATTTCCCATAGAAATTGCATATAAAATAGAACTGTAGGTTGAAATATCACTTAATTCATATTTTAGCAGTGTTATTGCATCGGTATATAAATGTTTTTTATTCAAAAGTATAAGTTCTTTCACATTGAGTAAAAAATCTTTTTTTACATCGTATTGTTCTAATAAAGCAATATTACTTCCAAAACATGCGTATACATACATTAAGTCCTTTTTGGGCAAGTCTTTAATTACTTTTGTAATAACAGAATAATCAAGTTCATCTAATATAATTTTTACATTGCTTTTTTCATAAATACTTGTAAATTCTTTTTTACTGCTTTGTACCGAACTTGAGAGGATGATTTGCAGGTTTTGTTTTTTTAAACTTTTTTTCCAGTATTCATAAAATAAGGCAAGTGCATTTTTATTTATTTTAAGCAAGATATTAAAATCATCCAAAATAATAATTGTTTTATATTTCACTTCAACGTCAGATAAAAAAACAAGAAAGTCAGTAAAACTACTTATTTTTTTACTGGAAGTAATTTCAAAAAAATTATAAACAAACTTTGTAAGATTATTGAAATAGAGCATTTCAGATATTTCAGTAAATGAAATGTAAAATCTTTTTTTGTTTTTGCAGTATTCATTAAGAAGTATTGTTTTACCAATATTTTTCCTACCAAAAAGGCAGATATAACTAGAGCTGGCTTTTAGATAATCTTCTTCTAAAAGTGATATTTCTTTTTCCCTAGCTAAAAACATTATGATTCCTTACCTAAAATCTATTATATTAAAACTATGTTACTAAATATAATATTAAATTAATATTTATAATAAATAATATTTATCGTAATTTCTTAATTCTTCGTGTATTTAGTCTGTATATTGAAGAAGATTTTAATTCACTAAAGCCATCTTTTTGCACTACAATTATATCTGCATTATCATAAGCAAATTTTTCATCGTACACTTCTTTACTAAGATTTGCAGAAGTTGAATAACTTTGGGAGAACTTTTTAATAAAAGAGTGGAAAGCATTGTTTTTTGCTACAACTCGATATGAATTTCCATTGGGATAAATAAAAGTAGAAAGTTTAGAGTTTCTTACCATTCTTTTAAATTTAGAAGGAATTCGTGTATTTTGTTTTAGGGTTTTAAAAGAATCAAGAGTTTGAAGTATTTTTTGAGTAGTGGCTCTTTGTTTTATAAAAGAGAGTTTTTCATCATTTGAGGATGAAAAACCAACCGTTGTATCGGTTTGAACTAAATAAACTAAAGAGCTGTCCATATTATTTTAAAAAGTCCTGAAGGGCTTTAATTGTAATACCATCACTTTCTTTTGCATGTTTCATAGCTTCTACACAAGCAAGAGCAGCAGTAGCCGTAGTAACATAAGGCACATTCATTTTTAAAACAGATCGTCTGATATTTCTACCATCTTGTTTAACAGATTCTTTTCCATTTGAAGTATTAAATGCAAGTGCAATTTCCCCATTTGTCATTAAATCTGTGATATTAGGTCGTCCTTCAGATATTTTAAGAACTTTTTCACACTCTATTCCAGCGTTTATAATCTCTTTGTAAGTACCTTCTGTAGCAACCACAGTACAACCCATATCTACTAAACCTTGAGCAATTTTAGGCGCAAATTCTTTATCTAAATCACATAAAGAAATAAATACCTTACCTTCACTTGGTAGGTCATTTTTAGCCGCACTTTGTGCTTTTCCATAGGACTGAGCAAAAGAATTTGAAATCCCCATAACTTCACCTGTAGATTTCATTTCAGGCGTTAAAATCATATCAGAACCAGACAGTTTAGCAAAAGGGAAAACCGCTTCTTTAACTGCAACATGGTCTCTTAAAATAGGTTTTAATACTCCATTGCCTTCCCATACTAAATCAAAGTTATAAGCAGCCAAGGCTTCTCTTAAAGTCTCACCCCACATAACACGAGTAGCAACTTTTGCTAAAGGCATTCCAGTAGCTTTTGATACAAAAGGTACTGTTCTTGATGCTCTTGGATTCACTTCAATTAAATAAATCTCACCTTTATGAATTGCATATTGCACATTCATTAAACCAACAACACCTAATTGCAGCGCCATATCTTTTGTTTTGCTTTCAAGCTCTTTAATTAACTCATCAGAAATAGAATGAGGAGGAAGAGTACAAGACGAATCTCCTGAGTGAACCCCAGCTTCTTCTGTATGTTGCATAATTCCACCAATATATACTTCTTTACCATCACAAATACAATCAACATCAAGCTCAATTGCACGGTCTAAGAATCTGTCAATTAAAACAGGAGCATCATTTGATACTTCAACAGCCGCATCCATATACTTAGATAATTCTTCAGTAGAATAAACAATTCTCATTCCTCTTCCACCAAGTACAAAAGATGGTCTTACAAGAACAGGATATCCAATACGTTCTGCAATCTCAATAGCTCCCGTTATTTCAACTGCTGTACCATTTTCAGGTTGTAACAAACCTACTTTTTCTACAAAAGAAGAGAATTTTTTTCGATCTTCTGCTAAATCAATTACAGCAGCAGTAGTTCCAATGATTTTAGCCCCAATTTCTGTTAATGCATTAGCAAGTTTTAAAGGAGTTTGTCCACCAAAATGCACAATAACACCATCTGGATTTTCCTCTTTAATTACAGCACGAACATGTTCAAAATCAATAGGTTCAAAATATAAAACATCAGAAGTATCATAATCAGTAGATACAGTTTCAGGGTTACAGTTATACATTATAGTCTTAACACCCATTTCCTTTAACGCAAAAGAAGCATGTACACAACAATAATCAAACTCAATACCTTGACCAATTCTATTTGGTCCGCCACCTATGATTAATACTTTTTTATCATCTGATTTTACTTTTTCAACTTTTGGAAGTTTTGTAATATTTGTAGTTGAATATAAATACGGAGTTAATGCTTCAAATTCAGCCGCACACGTATCTACTTCATTGTATTCAAATTCAATTCCTAAAGATATTCTTGCATCATAAACGGTATCTTCTTTTTCATTTAATAATGAAGCAATCATTTTGTCAGAGAAACCGTTTGTTTTTGCTTCTCTCATTTTATTTTCATCACTTAAAATAGAAGAATCAATTGATTTTTCAATATTGAAAATTTCTCTAAATTTACTTAAGAACCAAGGATCAATAGCAGAAAGATCAAATAACTCTTCATTGCTTAATCCTTCTCTCATTCCTTGCATTAAATATAATAATCGTGATTCATTAGGACGTCTGATTTCTTTTTTAATAAAGTCAAAATCAGCTTCAATTTTATCAAAACCACTAAGTCCTGTTTCCAAAGAAATTAAAGCTTTTTGTAAAGATTCATTAAATGTTCTTCCCATTGCCATAACTTCCCCAACAGATTTCATTGATGTTGTAAGAGTAGAGTCAGCTTTAGGGAATTTTTCAAAAGTAAACCGTGGTACTTTTGTAACAATATAATCAATAACGGGCTCAAAAGACGCAGTAGTTCCTGTAATATCATTTTCAATTTCATCAAGCGTAAAACCAACAGCTAAAAGTGTAGCAATTTTTGCAATAGGATAACCCGTAGCTTTAGAAGCAAGTGCAGAAGATCTTGAAACTCTTGGATTCATTTCAATTACAATCATTCTTCCTGTTTTAGGACAAATTGAAAATTGTACATTTGAACCACCAGTATCAACACCTATTTCACGTAAAATCGCAAAAGAAGCATTTCTCATATCTTGGTACTCTTTATCAGTCAAGGTTAAAGCAGGTGCAACAGTAATAGAATCACCTGTATGAACACCCATAGGGTCAAGATTTTCAATAGAACATACAATAATACAGTTATCTTTATTATCTCTAATAACTTCCATCTCGTATTCTTTCCAACCAAGCATGGATTCCATAATTTCTATTTCATTGATAGGTGAAGCATCAAGTCCAGCTTCTGCTAAAAGTTTAAATTCATCCATATTATAAGCAACACCAGAACCACCACCTGCTAGTGTAAATGAAGCTCTAGAAATTACAGGAAAACCAATTTCTTTAGCACGAATCATAGCTTCATCAACAGTATATGCATTCGCACTTCTAGGTAAATCCATACCTATTTTTTTCATAGCTTCATTAAAAAGATGTCTGTCTTCACCTTTTTTAATAGCATCAGGATGAGCACCTAAGAATTTAATACCATCAAGCATGCCTTTGTCGTACATAGAAGTAGCAACATTAAGTGCAGTCTGACCTCCCATAGTAGGTAAAATAGCATCAATATTTTCTTTTTCGATAATTTTAGCAACAACTTCTTCAGTAATAGGTTCTATATAAGTTTTATCAGCAAACTCTGGGTCTGTCATAATAGTAGCGGGGTTAGAATTAACCAAAACAACTCTGTATCCTAACTCTTTAAGAGTTTTTGTAGCTTGTGTTCCTGAATAATCAAATTCGCAAGCTTGACCAATAATAATTGGACCAGAACCGATAAGTAAAATGTTTTTTATATCTTCTCTTTTTGGCATAAATAATTCCCTGTGTATTTAGTTAAAATTTGGGAAGTATAGCTAAGAAGTGCTTAAAATATAGTTATAGGAGAAAGGGAAAGTAAAGATGTTTTTTTAAAAAACATCTTTATAATATTACTAATTTACTGGTAAATTAAATCTTTTTGTATCAAGAATACCCTCTTCATTAAAAGACAAATAATAAAGAATATCTTTTTTTACACTTAAACCAGCTAAATATCTAAGTGCAAGATTTGCTTGAAGAGATCCAATATGCATAACAATAGGACAAGCAATACCATTTGGTTTTCTATCATTGATTTGGAATACTGCTTCATACGATGCTTTTTCAAAGAAACATACTTGGCCATGGAATTCTTCAACAGAACCGTAAATCCATGCTTGTTCTTTCTTAATGCAGTACTCATTAATAGCAGCACGAACAGGTAAATTATCAGTAGCATCAATAATTAAATCAAATTCAAGACCTCTTTTAGCAAAGTCATCAAAACTCTCCACATAAGATGTAGCTTTTGTATAAGGACATCGTGAATGTACTAAGTCTTTTAAAACTTCTGATTTAAACTTACCATCATCAGCAACGCTAAAACCTATTTGTCTGTGAATATTATGAATTCCAACCGTATCAAAATCTACAAAAGCAAACTCGCCAATACCACTGGCTCCTAAAGCAATAGCTAACGTACATCCCAAACCACCAGAACCAATAATTGCAACTTTTTTGCCTTGTAAGGTGTTTTGAACATCATTTCCCCAAAGTTTAATTTGCCTGTTAAAAAATTCGTCATGTGCTTCCATAAAAATCCTTTATTTGTTTAGTTGTGTAAATACAAGCTTTGCTTCATCTAAGAGTTTTTGCGCGTCATCTAATTGTTTTAGTCCATCTTTATACAGTTTTACACTGTTTTCCAGTGTTATTTCTGGATTGCTTAATTTTTCTAATAACTCTTTTGCTTCTTTTATTTTGTCTTCAAAATGTATGTTTTCTTCTGTGCTCATATTCTATCCTCTAATATATCTTTTATATAATCTTTAAATTTATCAAGTTCTACCAAAAATGAATCATGCCCATGAGACGATTCAATCATTTTATAAGTAACAAGGTCTTCTTTACCAATCTTTTTCATAATATCGTATATTTCTTTCATTTCTTTAGGAAAAAACAATATATCATCAGAAAAAGATATCAAATGAAGTTTAGCTTCAACCTTAGAGAAAGAATCCTCTAATTTATCACTTCCACGTGCTGCATTAAAAATATTCATTGTTTTACAAATATATAAATACGACAAAGGATCAAATACTTTTGGAAAGTTATAAGCATTGTATTCTAAATATCTCTCTACTTCAAAACGTCCAAACAATTCATATAAACCATCGGTATCAGTATATTTACGACCAAATTTTTCATCAAGAGAATTAGGGCCTAAATATGAAATTAAACCAGCCATTCTTCCAATAGCTAATCCTGGAAGAGAGTTAGCTTTTAAATCATCTTTGTCATAATTTCCATTTTTAAAACCAGGGTCATGTCGTATTGCTTCAAAAGCTATTTTATTAGAAGCAATAGCCCAAGGTCTTGTATAAGCAGTGGTTGCCAAAGGAATAACAATATCAGCAAAACTACTGTGATCAATAGAATAACAAATAGCTTGCATTCCACCCATAGAACCACCAATAACTGCTCGTACGTGATAAATATTAAGAGCTTCAAATAAACGTATTTGTGCTTTTACAATATCTGAAATAGTTAATACAGGAAACTTCATTCTATAGGCTTTATTTGTAGCCGGATCAATACTCATAGGAGAAGTAGAACCAAAACAGGAACCAAGATTATTGGTACAGATCACATAGTATTTTAAGGTATCAATGGTTTTCCCATCCCCTATAAAGTTATCCCACCACCCTGCTTTTGCTTCATTGTTATATCTTCCTGCTGCATGATGTGAACCTGAAAGTGCATGACAAATCACGATTACATTGGACTTGTCTTCGTTTAATTCGCCATAGGTTTCGTAAATTATTTCATAATGATCAAGAAGCCGTCCACTTTCTAGTTTTAAAGGTTCTTTAAATTGTGCTGTTTTTGTTTCGATTTTCAATATACATCCAAATAATAAACTATTTAATTTTAAATTATTTTATCATAAAGTAGATAAGCTTTCCTACGGGCGTCATTCTTCAAAAAAAGCAGTAAATTACGTACTAAGATATTTTTATTTCATTTCAATAAAAGAGGTATTTATTCTTATAAGTTCAAGCAAATGTACAAAAACTTTAAAAGCTTCCTTCTCTAAATGTTAGTAAAACTCTAGAAAGGTAAAAAGGATAACTTCTTTTTATTAATTTCCTACAATTAAAAGCAGATAATGTGTTAAGATACGCCTTTCAACAAGAAACAAAGGACAATTTTGATTTTAAAAAATAAAGTAGTATTAATTACAGGATCAAATGGCGGCTTAGGAAGCCAATTGGTTAAAATGTTCTTAGAACAAAATGTTAAAAAAATTTATTGCGCCATAAGAAGTAGTAAAGATGCCAGTTCTTTAAAAGCTTTATCTTCAAAAGTTGAAATTATAATACTTGACATTTCTAAGCTAGAAAATATTAAAAAGATTGCTTGTGAAATAAAAAATATTGATGTACTTGTAAACAATGCAGGTGCAAATAGTAAAAACAGAGTTTTTGAAGACTCTTCTTTGGATTTTGATGTTAATGTACTAGGAACATTAAATCTTACTAGAATTTTATCAAACAAAATTAACAAAAATGGCCTCATCATAAATATCACCTCCATTACAGCATTAATTAATAATCCACTTATTGCTTTATATTCTGCTTCAAAAAGTGCGTTACATTCGTTAACACAAGCAATAAGAGCAGAAATGTCTTTGCAAGAAATCCATGTACTAGAAGTATTACCAGGACCTCTTGATACCAATATGACAAAAGGAAGAGAGATGGAAAAAGCCAATCCAAAAGATGTAGCAAATGAAATTTATCTTGCTATAAAAAATAATGAAGAAGAAGTATATCCTGATACTTTTTCTAAAATGATAAAAAATAACTTAGATAAAGATCCAAAAGCTCTTGAAAAACAATTCCAAGAAATCTTAAAAAACACATAAAACTATAAAGTATTACTTAAGCCCATGATTTAAATCATCTTTGTATTTTGCATGATGAAAATGCAAGCGTTGATCACAAGATTTTGAAACCACTGAAGCCTTAAAAGTAATATTCCCTATTTTCTTCCACTCTTTTTTATTTTCTGTCTTTTTATTAGCTACAAAAATATCAAATATAAGT from Campylobacteraceae bacterium includes:
- a CDS encoding Ig-like domain-containing protein, with protein sequence MSDFIKIVDTQGNERFYDPKNIVNIQINSGDTVYLLHVSNSLPNDDSLFVTFDNGENVLLTDLILFLNESDATIIIVDPDNNHSELNTYAQLLEFLETAASSAILESDVASTTQSITTSITSYELSTRGQKIQNDEDISLSIVNSSTNSSLVDSSEPVSKEAIAGTVFINTITDDNIINITESSSLITISGTAIGGDISVNDTVLLLINGTTYTTNVLADGSWHVSVNGSDLINELDFKVDVSSTNSSANSISSSVSASFSKDLIEDIISLSLNTDTGSSSSDLLTSDTLINVTGLESDSTWEYSTDGGSTWINGNGTSFNLAQNTSYLQDDVQVRTTDVAGNTSISKMAAITTDNLANDVSLTLNNDTGRDDDFITSDSKINVTGLETGSTWEYSTDGGSTWISGSGTSFNLMTNTVYTEDSVQVKTTDVAGNIHISKMAEIITDSRADDILVLNTDTGLNRFDNITSNNQINVQVLESTSTWEYSLDSGNTWIEGVGTSFLLASNKVYNDEEIQIKSIDIAGNISIEKMASITTDDTSDTVSLSLSNDTQITVSGLENTSIWEYSLDGGNIWLSGSGISFNIDQNTSYLDDDIQVRTTDIAGNTSIANISVLKNHEDAAMVNGNITSSDIDDNSTAAYTTTSTVAGFTLNADGSYSFDPSNASYQNLEEGVNQVITIPVTVTDDKGATHTQDLSITITGTNDAPVLNTITAVTTSE
- a CDS encoding ATP-binding protein, whose product is MFLAREKEISLLEEDYLKASSSYICLFGRKNIGKTILLNEYCKNKKRFYISFTEISEMLYFNNLTKFVYNFFEITSSKKISSFTDFLVFLSDVEVKYKTIIILDDFNILLKINKNALALFYEYWKKSLKKQNLQIILSSSVQSSKKEFTSIYEKSNVKIILDELDYSVITKVIKDLPKKDLMYVYACFGSNIALLEQYDVKKDFLLNVKELILLNKKHLYTDAITLLKYELSDISTYSSILYAISMGNNKIGDIAALIEVKSSFLTRYIQKLVELMIIEKEIPLNDDPIKSKFGRYDIKDNFTKFWFCYIFPYSFLLEQNNFYPITAYIRNDFSKRLVHKAYKKYVISIIKKDSFKFLGYEAIKISSWWNNKTSEIDIIAYNKKDITFLDCQWRKNEPLELSYSRLKTKSKLFESPLTKNYIIFAKK
- a CDS encoding Sua5 YciO YrdC YwlC family protein; its protein translation is MDSSLVYLVQTDTTVGFSSSNDEKLSFIKQRATTQKILQTLDSFKTLKQNTRIPSKFKRMVRNSKLSTFIYPNGNSYRVVAKNNAFHSFIKKFSQSYSTSANLSKEVYDEKFAYDNADIIVVQKDGFSELKSSSIYRLNTRRIKKLR
- the carB gene encoding carbamoyl-phosphate synthase large subunit is translated as MPKREDIKNILLIGSGPIIIGQACEFDYSGTQATKTLKELGYRVVLVNSNPATIMTDPEFADKTYIEPITEEVVAKIIEKENIDAILPTMGGQTALNVATSMYDKGMLDGIKFLGAHPDAIKKGEDRHLFNEAMKKIGMDLPRSANAYTVDEAMIRAKEIGFPVISRASFTLAGGGSGVAYNMDEFKLLAEAGLDASPINEIEIMESMLGWKEYEMEVIRDNKDNCIIVCSIENLDPMGVHTGDSITVAPALTLTDKEYQDMRNASFAILREIGVDTGGSNVQFSICPKTGRMIVIEMNPRVSRSSALASKATGYPIAKIATLLAVGFTLDEIENDITGTTASFEPVIDYIVTKVPRFTFEKFPKADSTLTTSMKSVGEVMAMGRTFNESLQKALISLETGLSGFDKIEADFDFIKKEIRRPNESRLLYLMQGMREGLSNEELFDLSAIDPWFLSKFREIFNIEKSIDSSILSDENKMREAKTNGFSDKMIASLLNEKEDTVYDARISLGIEFEYNEVDTCAAEFEALTPYLYSTTNITKLPKVEKVKSDDKKVLIIGGGPNRIGQGIEFDYCCVHASFALKEMGVKTIMYNCNPETVSTDYDTSDVLYFEPIDFEHVRAVIKEENPDGVIVHFGGQTPLKLANALTEIGAKIIGTTAAVIDLAEDRKKFSSFVEKVGLLQPENGTAVEITGAIEIAERIGYPVLVRPSFVLGGRGMRIVYSTEELSKYMDAAVEVSNDAPVLIDRFLDRAIELDVDCICDGKEVYIGGIMQHTEEAGVHSGDSSCTLPPHSISDELIKELESKTKDMALQLGVVGLMNVQYAIHKGEIYLIEVNPRASRTVPFVSKATGMPLAKVATRVMWGETLREALAAYNFDLVWEGNGVLKPILRDHVAVKEAVFPFAKLSGSDMILTPEMKSTGEVMGISNSFAQSYGKAQSAAKNDLPSEGKVFISLCDLDKEFAPKIAQGLVDMGCTVVATEGTYKEIINAGIECEKVLKISEGRPNITDLMTNGEIALAFNTSNGKESVKQDGRNIRRSVLKMNVPYVTTATAALACVEAMKHAKESDGITIKALQDFLK
- a CDS encoding ThiF family adenylyltransferase → MEAHDEFFNRQIKLWGNDVQNTLQGKKVAIIGSGGLGCTLAIALGASGIGEFAFVDFDTVGIHNIHRQIGFSVADDGKFKSEVLKDLVHSRCPYTKATSYVESFDDFAKRGLEFDLIIDATDNLPVRAAINEYCIKKEQAWIYGSVEEFHGQVCFFEKASYEAVFQINDRKPNGIACPIVMHIGSLQANLALRYLAGLSVKKDILYYLSFNEEGILDTKRFNLPVN
- the xseB gene encoding exodeoxyribonuclease VII small subunit — encoded protein: MSTEENIHFEDKIKEAKELLEKLSNPEITLENSVKLYKDGLKQLDDAQKLLDEAKLVFTQLNK
- a CDS encoding homoserine O-acetyltransferase; the protein is MKIETKTAQFKEPLKLESGRLLDHYEIIYETYGELNEDKSNVIVICHALSGSHHAAGRYNNEAKAGWWDNFIGDGKTIDTLKYYVICTNNLGSCFGSTSPMSIDPATNKAYRMKFPVLTISDIVKAQIRLFEALNIYHVRAVIGGSMGGMQAICYSIDHSSFADIVIPLATTAYTRPWAIASNKIAFEAIRHDPGFKNGNYDKDDLKANSLPGLAIGRMAGLISYLGPNSLDEKFGRKYTDTDGLYELFGRFEVERYLEYNAYNFPKVFDPLSYLYICKTMNIFNAARGSDKLEDSFSKVEAKLHLISFSDDILFFPKEMKEIYDIMKKIGKEDLVTYKMIESSHGHDSFLVELDKFKDYIKDILEDRI
- a CDS encoding SDR family NAD(P)-dependent oxidoreductase, whose protein sequence is MILKNKVVLITGSNGGLGSQLVKMFLEQNVKKIYCAIRSSKDASSLKALSSKVEIIILDISKLENIKKIACEIKNIDVLVNNAGANSKNRVFEDSSLDFDVNVLGTLNLTRILSNKINKNGLIINITSITALINNPLIALYSASKSALHSLTQAIRAEMSLQEIHVLEVLPGPLDTNMTKGREMEKANPKDVANEIYLAIKNNEEEVYPDTFSKMIKNNLDKDPKALEKQFQEILKNT